In Ignavibacteriota bacterium, the genomic window ACTGGATGGGCGCATGGGTTGGCGTACTTGACCATCCCTTCTTTGCAGTAAGTGATGGAGACGGAAATTTCGCCATCAAAGATTTACCTGCCGGTGATTATGAACTTGAAGCATGGCATGAAAAGTTCGGAACAAAAACAATGAAAGTCAAAGTCGGCGCATCCGACACACAAACAGCAGACTTTACCTTCGAAGGTAAGTAACTAATTTTATAATTCACCCGGATGCAGAGGCAATCAGTCTCTGCATCTTGTTCTTTCATCATAGAAGAGTCTCATGAGCACATCTTCCCACTCTCACACCGCTGACGCGCACATCCACCATGATGCACACCATCATGAGCAAGGATTTTGGAGCAAATACGTTTTCTCCACCGACCACAAAGTCATCGGTATCCAGTACGGAGTAACCTCCCTCCTTTTTCTATTTCTCGGTTTTACTTTGATGATGATAATGCGATGGCAACTCGCGTATCCCGGCGAACCTTTTCCCGTGATACGGTTTGTCCTACCAATCGGCATCATCGGTTTGCTGACGATGTTTGTTTCCGGTTTCAAACCTTCACTCGGAACGACAGTCGGAGTGTTGTTCATGGCAATGGCGGCGTTGGTCTGGTATCTCGCTACCGGTGAAGAACGAATGCCGATGGGAATTATGGCGCCTGAATATTACAACTCGCTCGGCGCTATGCACGGAACAATCATGATATTTCTTGGAGTCGTTCCGCTTGGCGTCGGCGCATTCGGAAATTATGTCATGCCGTTGCAAATCGGCGCACCGGATATGGCATTCCCAAAACTCAATATGATGAGTTATTGGATTTACCTCGTCGGCGGAATTATCATGGTTATCAGTTTCTTCGTCCCCGGCGGCGCGGCAAACTCAGGTTGGACATCCTATCCTCCGCTTTCGGAGATAGCAACGACCGGGCAAACGTGGTGGCTCGTCGGAATGGTCTTTCTTATTACCTCTTCTCTCCTCGGCTCCGTGAATTTCATCGTTACGATATTACAACTTCGGGCGAAGGGATTAAGTTTTATGAAACTCCCGTTCTTTGTTTGGGCGCAGTTAGTTACATCGTTCCTTCTTCTCCTTGCTTTCCCTCCACTCGAAGCGGCGGGGATTTTACAACTGCTCGATAGAGTTGCAGGAACTAGTTTCTTCCTCCCAAGCGGATTAGTCATCAGCGGAGAGAAACTTATGAACGCCGGCGGCGGAACTCCGATTCTCTGGCAACATCTGTTCTGGTTCCTTGCACACCCGGAAGTGTATGTTCTGATTCTCCCTGCGATGGGAATCATCTCTGAAATTATCGCGAACAATACCCGCAAACCTCTCTGGGGATATAAATACATTGTCTATTCCGCGCTCTTTATCGGGTTCATGTCCTTCATCGTCTGGGCGCATCACATGTACATCACCGGAATGGGAACAACCATCAGCGCGTTCTTTCAAACGACGACGATGATTATCTCCGTCCCCTCCATCGTTATTTTGACCTCGCTCGCAATTTCGTTATACGGCGGCTCGATTCGATATAACACGGCAATGCTCTTTGCTCTTGCCTTCATCCCGATGTTCGGAATCGGCGGCTTGACAGGATTACCTCTCGGCTTAGCAACCTCCGATTTACATTTACACGACACGTACTATGTTATCGGGCATTTCCACTATGTCGTAGCGCCTGGAACTATCTTTGCCCTCTTTGCAGGTATCTATTGGTGGTTTCCAAAACTCACCGGTAGAACGATGAACGAAACACTCGGCAAGATTCATTTCTGGGGTTCATTCGTCTGTATGAATTTTATTTTCTTCCCGATGTTGATTCAAGGTATGGCAGGGCTTTCCCGCCGTCTTTACGATGGCGGCGAACAATACTCCCATTCCGCAAATGTCATTTACCTTAACGAAGTAATGTCTATCGCCGCATGGGTGATGGCGATTTTCCAAATCTTCTTTATTGTCAACGTCTTTCTCAGTATGAAAAAAGGAAAGAAGACAACCGATAATCATTGGGAAGCAACAACATTAGAGTGGTCTGCAACAACCGCGCCGCCGCTCGCACACG contains:
- a CDS encoding cbb3-type cytochrome c oxidase subunit I, giving the protein MSTSSHSHTADAHIHHDAHHHEQGFWSKYVFSTDHKVIGIQYGVTSLLFLFLGFTLMMIMRWQLAYPGEPFPVIRFVLPIGIIGLLTMFVSGFKPSLGTTVGVLFMAMAALVWYLATGEERMPMGIMAPEYYNSLGAMHGTIMIFLGVVPLGVGAFGNYVMPLQIGAPDMAFPKLNMMSYWIYLVGGIIMVISFFVPGGAANSGWTSYPPLSEIATTGQTWWLVGMVFLITSSLLGSVNFIVTILQLRAKGLSFMKLPFFVWAQLVTSFLLLLAFPPLEAAGILQLLDRVAGTSFFLPSGLVISGEKLMNAGGGTPILWQHLFWFLAHPEVYVLILPAMGIISEIIANNTRKPLWGYKYIVYSALFIGFMSFIVWAHHMYITGMGTTISAFFQTTTMIISVPSIVILTSLAISLYGGSIRYNTAMLFALAFIPMFGIGGLTGLPLGLATSDLHLHDTYYVIGHFHYVVAPGTIFALFAGIYWWFPKLTGRTMNETLGKIHFWGSFVCMNFIFFPMLIQGMAGLSRRLYDGGEQYSHSANVIYLNEVMSIAAWVMAIFQIFFIVNVFLSMKKGKKTTDNHWEATTLEWSATTAPPLAHGNFVTLPTVYHGPYEYSVPGAKKDFTPQNEK